Proteins encoded together in one Bos indicus isolate NIAB-ARS_2022 breed Sahiwal x Tharparkar chromosome 25, NIAB-ARS_B.indTharparkar_mat_pri_1.0, whole genome shotgun sequence window:
- the MGRN1 gene encoding E3 ubiquitin-protein ligase MGRN1 isoform X4, with protein sequence MGSILSRRIAGVEDIDIQANSAYRYPPKSGNYFASHFFMGGEKFDTPHPEGYLFGENMDLNFLGNRPVQFPYVTPAPHEPVKTLRSLVNIRKDSLRLVRYKDGADSPTEDGEKPRVLYSLEFTFDADARVAITVYCQAVEEFLNGTAAYSPKSPALQSETVHYKRGVSQQFSLPSFKIDFSEWKDDELNFDLDRGVFPVVIQAVVDEGDVVEVTGHAHVLLAAFEKHVDGSFSVKPLKQKQIVDRVSYLLQEIYGIENKNNQETKPSDEENSDNSNECVVCLSDLRDTLILPCRHLCLCNSCADTLRYQASNCPICRLPFRALLQIRAVRKKPGALSPISFSPVLAQSMDHDEHSERFPRSTRAHCPFKKSKSHPASLASKKPKGETSADSIPPGYEPISLLEALNGLRAVPPAVPPAVPTAPLYEEITYSGVSDGLSQASCPLAGIDRMVESSLQKGKPRNKSPDSTLRSPSSPIHEEDDSEALPAPGGAGLALSSSPESFMTETVDETSSLKQGSRVPSIENVLQDGSPEPCGRSQPGAPADVYLPALGPGSCSAGLEE encoded by the exons GAAACTACTTCGCATCGCACTTTTTCATGGGAGGTGAGAAATTCGATACCCCCCACCCTGAAGGTTACCTCTTTGGAGAGAACATGGACCTGAACTTCCTGGGCAATCGCCCAGTCCAG TTCCCTTACGTCACGCCCGCGCCCCACGAGCCCGTGAAGacgctgaggagcctggtgaacatCCGCAAAGACTCCCTCCGGCTCGTGAG GTACAAGGACGGCGCCGACAGCCCCACTGAGGACGGCGAGAAGCCCCGCGTCCTCTACAGCCTGGAGTTCACCTTCGACGCCGACGCCCGGGTGGCCATCACTGTCTACTGCCAGGCGGTGGAGGAGTTCCTGAACGGGACTGCTGC GTACAGCCCCAAGAGCCCGGCCCTGCAGTCCGAGACCGTCCACTACAAGCGTGGTGTGAGCCAGCAGTTCTCGCTGCCCTCCTTCAAGATCGACTTCTCGGAGTGGAAGGACGACGAG cTGAACTTTGACCTGGACCGGGgcgtgtttccagtggtcatccaGGCCGTGGTGGATGAGGGGGATG TTGTGGAAGTGACCGGCCATGCCCACGTGCTCTTGGCCGCCTTCGAAAAG CACGTGGACGGCAGCTTCTCCGTGAAGCCTTTAAAGCAGAAGCAAATC GTGGACCGGGTTAGCTACTTGCTGCAGGAGATCTATGGCATCGAGAACAAGAACAACCAGGAGACCAAG CCCTCGGACGAGGAGAACAGCGACAACAGCAACGAGTGCGTGGTGTGCCTGTCTGACCTGCGGGACACGCTGATCCTGCCCTGCCGCCACCTCTGCCTCTGCAACTCCTGTGCAGACACGCTGCGCTACCAGGCCAGCAACTGCCCCATCTGCCGGCTGC CGTTCCGGGCTCTTCTGCAGATCCGGGCGGTGCGCAAGAAGCCGGGGGCCCTGTCCCCCATCTCCTTCAGCCCCGTTTTGGCCCAGAGCATGGACCACGACGAGCATTCT GAGCGGTTTCCACGAAGCACCAGAGCCCAC TGtccctttaaaaaatcaaagtcgCACCCCGCCTCACTGGCCAGCAAGAAACCTAAAGGGGAAACA AGCGCCGACAGCATCCCGCCCGGCTACGAGCCCATCTCCTTGCTTGAGGCACTCAACGGCCTTCGGGCGGTGCCCCCGGCCGTCCCCCCAGCCGTCCCCACGGCTCCCCTCTATGAGGAGATCACATACTCGGGCGTCTCAGATGGCCTGTCGCAGGCCAGCTGTCCACTTGCCGGGATCGATCGGATGGTGGAAAGCAGCCTGCAGAAGGGCAAGCCCCGGAACAAGTCCCCCGACAG CACCCTCCGGTCCCCGTCGTCCCCCATCCACGAGGAGGATGACTCAGAGGCTCTGCCCGCGCCGGGTGGGGCGGGGCTGGCGCTGAGCAGCTCCCCCGAG AGCTTCATGACGGAGACAGTGGATGAGACTTCGTCGCTGAAGCAAG GGAGCCGCGTGCCATCCATCGAGAATGTCCTGCAGGATGGCAGCCCCGAGCCCTGTGGTCGCAGCCAGCCTGGCGCACCTGCCGACGTCTACCTGCCAG CCCTGGGGCCCGGCTCCTGCTCCGCTGGTTTAGAGGAGTAA
- the MGRN1 gene encoding E3 ubiquitin-protein ligase MGRN1 isoform X5 — protein sequence MGSILSRRIAGVEDIDIQANSAYRYPPKSGNYFASHFFMGGEKFDTPHPEGYLFGENMDLNFLGNRPVQFPYVTPAPHEPVKTLRSLVNIRKDSLRLVRYKDGADSPTEDGEKPRVLYSLEFTFDADARVAITVYCQAVEEFLNGTAAYSPKSPALQSETVHYKRGVSQQFSLPSFKIDFSEWKDDELNFDLDRGVFPVVIQAVVDEGDVVEVTGHAHVLLAAFEKHVDGSFSVKPLKQKQIVDRVSYLLQEIYGIENKNNQETKPSDEENSDNSNECVVCLSDLRDTLILPCRHLCLCNSCADTLRYQASNCPICRLPFRALLQIRAVRKKPGALSPISFSPVLAQSMDHDEHSSADSIPPGYEPISLLEALNGLRAVPPAVPPAVPTAPLYEEITYSGVSDGLSQASCPLAGIDRMVESSLQKGKPRNKSPDSTLRSPSSPIHEEDDSEALPAPGGAGLALSSSPESFMTETVDETSSLKQGSRVPSIENVLQDGSPEPCGRSQPGAPADVYLPGWSTSMETPRSLHIAGHPRPPLGGPSPDPRAAELTPL from the exons GAAACTACTTCGCATCGCACTTTTTCATGGGAGGTGAGAAATTCGATACCCCCCACCCTGAAGGTTACCTCTTTGGAGAGAACATGGACCTGAACTTCCTGGGCAATCGCCCAGTCCAG TTCCCTTACGTCACGCCCGCGCCCCACGAGCCCGTGAAGacgctgaggagcctggtgaacatCCGCAAAGACTCCCTCCGGCTCGTGAG GTACAAGGACGGCGCCGACAGCCCCACTGAGGACGGCGAGAAGCCCCGCGTCCTCTACAGCCTGGAGTTCACCTTCGACGCCGACGCCCGGGTGGCCATCACTGTCTACTGCCAGGCGGTGGAGGAGTTCCTGAACGGGACTGCTGC GTACAGCCCCAAGAGCCCGGCCCTGCAGTCCGAGACCGTCCACTACAAGCGTGGTGTGAGCCAGCAGTTCTCGCTGCCCTCCTTCAAGATCGACTTCTCGGAGTGGAAGGACGACGAG cTGAACTTTGACCTGGACCGGGgcgtgtttccagtggtcatccaGGCCGTGGTGGATGAGGGGGATG TTGTGGAAGTGACCGGCCATGCCCACGTGCTCTTGGCCGCCTTCGAAAAG CACGTGGACGGCAGCTTCTCCGTGAAGCCTTTAAAGCAGAAGCAAATC GTGGACCGGGTTAGCTACTTGCTGCAGGAGATCTATGGCATCGAGAACAAGAACAACCAGGAGACCAAG CCCTCGGACGAGGAGAACAGCGACAACAGCAACGAGTGCGTGGTGTGCCTGTCTGACCTGCGGGACACGCTGATCCTGCCCTGCCGCCACCTCTGCCTCTGCAACTCCTGTGCAGACACGCTGCGCTACCAGGCCAGCAACTGCCCCATCTGCCGGCTGC CGTTCCGGGCTCTTCTGCAGATCCGGGCGGTGCGCAAGAAGCCGGGGGCCCTGTCCCCCATCTCCTTCAGCCCCGTTTTGGCCCAGAGCATGGACCACGACGAGCATTCT AGCGCCGACAGCATCCCGCCCGGCTACGAGCCCATCTCCTTGCTTGAGGCACTCAACGGCCTTCGGGCGGTGCCCCCGGCCGTCCCCCCAGCCGTCCCCACGGCTCCCCTCTATGAGGAGATCACATACTCGGGCGTCTCAGATGGCCTGTCGCAGGCCAGCTGTCCACTTGCCGGGATCGATCGGATGGTGGAAAGCAGCCTGCAGAAGGGCAAGCCCCGGAACAAGTCCCCCGACAG CACCCTCCGGTCCCCGTCGTCCCCCATCCACGAGGAGGATGACTCAGAGGCTCTGCCCGCGCCGGGTGGGGCGGGGCTGGCGCTGAGCAGCTCCCCCGAG AGCTTCATGACGGAGACAGTGGATGAGACTTCGTCGCTGAAGCAAG GGAGCCGCGTGCCATCCATCGAGAATGTCCTGCAGGATGGCAGCCCCGAGCCCTGTGGTCGCAGCCAGCCTGGCGCACCTGCCGACGTCTACCTGCCAG GATGGTCCACCTCCATGGAGACTCCCCGCAGCCTCCACATCGCTGGGCACCCCCGGCCTCCACTTGGCGGCCCCAGCCCCGACCCCAGGGCTGCTGAGCTGACCCCGCTCTGA
- the MGRN1 gene encoding E3 ubiquitin-protein ligase MGRN1 isoform X1 yields MGSILSRRIAGVEDIDIQANSAYRYPPKSGNYFASHFFMGGEKFDTPHPEGYLFGENMDLNFLGNRPVQFPYVTPAPHEPVKTLRSLVNIRKDSLRLVRYKDGADSPTEDGEKPRVLYSLEFTFDADARVAITVYCQAVEEFLNGTAAYSPKSPALQSETVHYKRGVSQQFSLPSFKIDFSEWKDDELNFDLDRGVFPVVIQAVVDEGDVVEVTGHAHVLLAAFEKHVDGSFSVKPLKQKQIVDRVSYLLQEIYGIENKNNQETKPSDEENSDNSNECVVCLSDLRDTLILPCRHLCLCNSCADTLRYQASNCPICRLPFRALLQIRAVRKKPGALSPISFSPVLAQSMDHDEHSERFPRSTRAHCPFKKSKSHPASLASKKPKGETSADSIPPGYEPISLLEALNGLRAVPPAVPPAVPTAPLYEEITYSGVSDGLSQASCPLAGIDRMVESSLQKGKPRNKSPDSTLRSPSSPIHEEDDSEALPAPGGAGLALSSSPESFMTETVDETSSLKQGSRVPSIENVLQDGSPEPCGRSQPGAPADVYLPGWSTSMETPRSLHIAGHPRPPLGGPSPDPRAAELTPL; encoded by the exons GAAACTACTTCGCATCGCACTTTTTCATGGGAGGTGAGAAATTCGATACCCCCCACCCTGAAGGTTACCTCTTTGGAGAGAACATGGACCTGAACTTCCTGGGCAATCGCCCAGTCCAG TTCCCTTACGTCACGCCCGCGCCCCACGAGCCCGTGAAGacgctgaggagcctggtgaacatCCGCAAAGACTCCCTCCGGCTCGTGAG GTACAAGGACGGCGCCGACAGCCCCACTGAGGACGGCGAGAAGCCCCGCGTCCTCTACAGCCTGGAGTTCACCTTCGACGCCGACGCCCGGGTGGCCATCACTGTCTACTGCCAGGCGGTGGAGGAGTTCCTGAACGGGACTGCTGC GTACAGCCCCAAGAGCCCGGCCCTGCAGTCCGAGACCGTCCACTACAAGCGTGGTGTGAGCCAGCAGTTCTCGCTGCCCTCCTTCAAGATCGACTTCTCGGAGTGGAAGGACGACGAG cTGAACTTTGACCTGGACCGGGgcgtgtttccagtggtcatccaGGCCGTGGTGGATGAGGGGGATG TTGTGGAAGTGACCGGCCATGCCCACGTGCTCTTGGCCGCCTTCGAAAAG CACGTGGACGGCAGCTTCTCCGTGAAGCCTTTAAAGCAGAAGCAAATC GTGGACCGGGTTAGCTACTTGCTGCAGGAGATCTATGGCATCGAGAACAAGAACAACCAGGAGACCAAG CCCTCGGACGAGGAGAACAGCGACAACAGCAACGAGTGCGTGGTGTGCCTGTCTGACCTGCGGGACACGCTGATCCTGCCCTGCCGCCACCTCTGCCTCTGCAACTCCTGTGCAGACACGCTGCGCTACCAGGCCAGCAACTGCCCCATCTGCCGGCTGC CGTTCCGGGCTCTTCTGCAGATCCGGGCGGTGCGCAAGAAGCCGGGGGCCCTGTCCCCCATCTCCTTCAGCCCCGTTTTGGCCCAGAGCATGGACCACGACGAGCATTCT GAGCGGTTTCCACGAAGCACCAGAGCCCAC TGtccctttaaaaaatcaaagtcgCACCCCGCCTCACTGGCCAGCAAGAAACCTAAAGGGGAAACA AGCGCCGACAGCATCCCGCCCGGCTACGAGCCCATCTCCTTGCTTGAGGCACTCAACGGCCTTCGGGCGGTGCCCCCGGCCGTCCCCCCAGCCGTCCCCACGGCTCCCCTCTATGAGGAGATCACATACTCGGGCGTCTCAGATGGCCTGTCGCAGGCCAGCTGTCCACTTGCCGGGATCGATCGGATGGTGGAAAGCAGCCTGCAGAAGGGCAAGCCCCGGAACAAGTCCCCCGACAG CACCCTCCGGTCCCCGTCGTCCCCCATCCACGAGGAGGATGACTCAGAGGCTCTGCCCGCGCCGGGTGGGGCGGGGCTGGCGCTGAGCAGCTCCCCCGAG AGCTTCATGACGGAGACAGTGGATGAGACTTCGTCGCTGAAGCAAG GGAGCCGCGTGCCATCCATCGAGAATGTCCTGCAGGATGGCAGCCCCGAGCCCTGTGGTCGCAGCCAGCCTGGCGCACCTGCCGACGTCTACCTGCCAG GATGGTCCACCTCCATGGAGACTCCCCGCAGCCTCCACATCGCTGGGCACCCCCGGCCTCCACTTGGCGGCCCCAGCCCCGACCCCAGGGCTGCTGAGCTGACCCCGCTCTGA
- the MGRN1 gene encoding E3 ubiquitin-protein ligase MGRN1 isoform X3, with the protein MGSILSRRIAGVEDIDIQANSAYRYPPKSGNYFASHFFMGGEKFDTPHPEGYLFGENMDLNFLGNRPVQFPYVTPAPHEPVKTLRSLVNIRKDSLRLVRYKDGADSPTEDGEKPRVLYSLEFTFDADARVAITVYCQAVEEFLNGTAAYSPKSPALQSETVHYKRGVSQQFSLPSFKIDFSEWKDDELNFDLDRGVFPVVIQAVVDEGDVVEVTGHAHVLLAAFEKHVDGSFSVKPLKQKQIVDRVSYLLQEIYGIENKNNQETKPSDEENSDNSNECVVCLSDLRDTLILPCRHLCLCNSCADTLRYQASNCPICRLPFRALLQIRAVRKKPGALSPISFSPVLAQSMDHDEHSERFPRSTRAHSADSIPPGYEPISLLEALNGLRAVPPAVPPAVPTAPLYEEITYSGVSDGLSQASCPLAGIDRMVESSLQKGKPRNKSPDSTLRSPSSPIHEEDDSEALPAPGGAGLALSSSPESFMTETVDETSSLKQGSRVPSIENVLQDGSPEPCGRSQPGAPADVYLPGWSTSMETPRSLHIAGHPRPPLGGPSPDPRAAELTPL; encoded by the exons GAAACTACTTCGCATCGCACTTTTTCATGGGAGGTGAGAAATTCGATACCCCCCACCCTGAAGGTTACCTCTTTGGAGAGAACATGGACCTGAACTTCCTGGGCAATCGCCCAGTCCAG TTCCCTTACGTCACGCCCGCGCCCCACGAGCCCGTGAAGacgctgaggagcctggtgaacatCCGCAAAGACTCCCTCCGGCTCGTGAG GTACAAGGACGGCGCCGACAGCCCCACTGAGGACGGCGAGAAGCCCCGCGTCCTCTACAGCCTGGAGTTCACCTTCGACGCCGACGCCCGGGTGGCCATCACTGTCTACTGCCAGGCGGTGGAGGAGTTCCTGAACGGGACTGCTGC GTACAGCCCCAAGAGCCCGGCCCTGCAGTCCGAGACCGTCCACTACAAGCGTGGTGTGAGCCAGCAGTTCTCGCTGCCCTCCTTCAAGATCGACTTCTCGGAGTGGAAGGACGACGAG cTGAACTTTGACCTGGACCGGGgcgtgtttccagtggtcatccaGGCCGTGGTGGATGAGGGGGATG TTGTGGAAGTGACCGGCCATGCCCACGTGCTCTTGGCCGCCTTCGAAAAG CACGTGGACGGCAGCTTCTCCGTGAAGCCTTTAAAGCAGAAGCAAATC GTGGACCGGGTTAGCTACTTGCTGCAGGAGATCTATGGCATCGAGAACAAGAACAACCAGGAGACCAAG CCCTCGGACGAGGAGAACAGCGACAACAGCAACGAGTGCGTGGTGTGCCTGTCTGACCTGCGGGACACGCTGATCCTGCCCTGCCGCCACCTCTGCCTCTGCAACTCCTGTGCAGACACGCTGCGCTACCAGGCCAGCAACTGCCCCATCTGCCGGCTGC CGTTCCGGGCTCTTCTGCAGATCCGGGCGGTGCGCAAGAAGCCGGGGGCCCTGTCCCCCATCTCCTTCAGCCCCGTTTTGGCCCAGAGCATGGACCACGACGAGCATTCT GAGCGGTTTCCACGAAGCACCAGAGCCCAC AGCGCCGACAGCATCCCGCCCGGCTACGAGCCCATCTCCTTGCTTGAGGCACTCAACGGCCTTCGGGCGGTGCCCCCGGCCGTCCCCCCAGCCGTCCCCACGGCTCCCCTCTATGAGGAGATCACATACTCGGGCGTCTCAGATGGCCTGTCGCAGGCCAGCTGTCCACTTGCCGGGATCGATCGGATGGTGGAAAGCAGCCTGCAGAAGGGCAAGCCCCGGAACAAGTCCCCCGACAG CACCCTCCGGTCCCCGTCGTCCCCCATCCACGAGGAGGATGACTCAGAGGCTCTGCCCGCGCCGGGTGGGGCGGGGCTGGCGCTGAGCAGCTCCCCCGAG AGCTTCATGACGGAGACAGTGGATGAGACTTCGTCGCTGAAGCAAG GGAGCCGCGTGCCATCCATCGAGAATGTCCTGCAGGATGGCAGCCCCGAGCCCTGTGGTCGCAGCCAGCCTGGCGCACCTGCCGACGTCTACCTGCCAG GATGGTCCACCTCCATGGAGACTCCCCGCAGCCTCCACATCGCTGGGCACCCCCGGCCTCCACTTGGCGGCCCCAGCCCCGACCCCAGGGCTGCTGAGCTGACCCCGCTCTGA
- the MGRN1 gene encoding E3 ubiquitin-protein ligase MGRN1 isoform X2, which translates to MGSILSRRIAGVEDIDIQANSAYRYPPKSGNYFASHFFMGGEKFDTPHPEGYLFGENMDLNFLGNRPVQFPYVTPAPHEPVKTLRSLVNIRKDSLRLVRYKDGADSPTEDGEKPRVLYSLEFTFDADARVAITVYCQAVEEFLNGTAAYSPKSPALQSETVHYKRGVSQQFSLPSFKIDFSEWKDDELNFDLDRGVFPVVIQAVVDEGDVVEVTGHAHVLLAAFEKHVDGSFSVKPLKQKQIVDRVSYLLQEIYGIENKNNQETKPSDEENSDNSNECVVCLSDLRDTLILPCRHLCLCNSCADTLRYQASNCPICRLPFRALLQIRAVRKKPGALSPISFSPVLAQSMDHDEHSCPFKKSKSHPASLASKKPKGETSADSIPPGYEPISLLEALNGLRAVPPAVPPAVPTAPLYEEITYSGVSDGLSQASCPLAGIDRMVESSLQKGKPRNKSPDSTLRSPSSPIHEEDDSEALPAPGGAGLALSSSPESFMTETVDETSSLKQGSRVPSIENVLQDGSPEPCGRSQPGAPADVYLPGWSTSMETPRSLHIAGHPRPPLGGPSPDPRAAELTPL; encoded by the exons GAAACTACTTCGCATCGCACTTTTTCATGGGAGGTGAGAAATTCGATACCCCCCACCCTGAAGGTTACCTCTTTGGAGAGAACATGGACCTGAACTTCCTGGGCAATCGCCCAGTCCAG TTCCCTTACGTCACGCCCGCGCCCCACGAGCCCGTGAAGacgctgaggagcctggtgaacatCCGCAAAGACTCCCTCCGGCTCGTGAG GTACAAGGACGGCGCCGACAGCCCCACTGAGGACGGCGAGAAGCCCCGCGTCCTCTACAGCCTGGAGTTCACCTTCGACGCCGACGCCCGGGTGGCCATCACTGTCTACTGCCAGGCGGTGGAGGAGTTCCTGAACGGGACTGCTGC GTACAGCCCCAAGAGCCCGGCCCTGCAGTCCGAGACCGTCCACTACAAGCGTGGTGTGAGCCAGCAGTTCTCGCTGCCCTCCTTCAAGATCGACTTCTCGGAGTGGAAGGACGACGAG cTGAACTTTGACCTGGACCGGGgcgtgtttccagtggtcatccaGGCCGTGGTGGATGAGGGGGATG TTGTGGAAGTGACCGGCCATGCCCACGTGCTCTTGGCCGCCTTCGAAAAG CACGTGGACGGCAGCTTCTCCGTGAAGCCTTTAAAGCAGAAGCAAATC GTGGACCGGGTTAGCTACTTGCTGCAGGAGATCTATGGCATCGAGAACAAGAACAACCAGGAGACCAAG CCCTCGGACGAGGAGAACAGCGACAACAGCAACGAGTGCGTGGTGTGCCTGTCTGACCTGCGGGACACGCTGATCCTGCCCTGCCGCCACCTCTGCCTCTGCAACTCCTGTGCAGACACGCTGCGCTACCAGGCCAGCAACTGCCCCATCTGCCGGCTGC CGTTCCGGGCTCTTCTGCAGATCCGGGCGGTGCGCAAGAAGCCGGGGGCCCTGTCCCCCATCTCCTTCAGCCCCGTTTTGGCCCAGAGCATGGACCACGACGAGCATTCT TGtccctttaaaaaatcaaagtcgCACCCCGCCTCACTGGCCAGCAAGAAACCTAAAGGGGAAACA AGCGCCGACAGCATCCCGCCCGGCTACGAGCCCATCTCCTTGCTTGAGGCACTCAACGGCCTTCGGGCGGTGCCCCCGGCCGTCCCCCCAGCCGTCCCCACGGCTCCCCTCTATGAGGAGATCACATACTCGGGCGTCTCAGATGGCCTGTCGCAGGCCAGCTGTCCACTTGCCGGGATCGATCGGATGGTGGAAAGCAGCCTGCAGAAGGGCAAGCCCCGGAACAAGTCCCCCGACAG CACCCTCCGGTCCCCGTCGTCCCCCATCCACGAGGAGGATGACTCAGAGGCTCTGCCCGCGCCGGGTGGGGCGGGGCTGGCGCTGAGCAGCTCCCCCGAG AGCTTCATGACGGAGACAGTGGATGAGACTTCGTCGCTGAAGCAAG GGAGCCGCGTGCCATCCATCGAGAATGTCCTGCAGGATGGCAGCCCCGAGCCCTGTGGTCGCAGCCAGCCTGGCGCACCTGCCGACGTCTACCTGCCAG GATGGTCCACCTCCATGGAGACTCCCCGCAGCCTCCACATCGCTGGGCACCCCCGGCCTCCACTTGGCGGCCCCAGCCCCGACCCCAGGGCTGCTGAGCTGACCCCGCTCTGA
- the MGRN1 gene encoding E3 ubiquitin-protein ligase MGRN1 isoform X6, with the protein MGSILSRRIAGVEDIDIQANSAYRYPPKSGNYFASHFFMGGEKFDTPHPEGYLFGENMDLNFLGNRPVQFPYVTPAPHEPVKTLRSLVNIRKDSLRLVRYKDGADSPTEDGEKPRVLYSLEFTFDADARVAITVYCQAVEEFLNGTAAYSPKSPALQSETVHYKRGVSQQFSLPSFKIDFSEWKDDELNFDLDRGVFPVVIQAVVDEGDVVEVTGHAHVLLAAFEKHVDGSFSVKPLKQKQIVDRVSYLLQEIYGIENKNNQETKPSDEENSDNSNECVVCLSDLRDTLILPCRHLCLCNSCADTLRYQASNCPICRLPFRALLQIRAVRKKPGALSPISFSPVLAQSMDHDEHSCPFKKSKSHPASLASKKPKGETSADSIPPGYEPISLLEALNGLRAVPPAVPPAVPTAPLYEEITYSGVSDGLSQASCPLAGIDRMVESSLQKGKPRNKSPDSTLRSPSSPIHEEDDSEALPAPGGAGLALSSSPESFMTETVDETSSLKQGSRVPSIENVLQDGSPEPCGRSQPGAPADVYLPALGPGSCSAGLEE; encoded by the exons GAAACTACTTCGCATCGCACTTTTTCATGGGAGGTGAGAAATTCGATACCCCCCACCCTGAAGGTTACCTCTTTGGAGAGAACATGGACCTGAACTTCCTGGGCAATCGCCCAGTCCAG TTCCCTTACGTCACGCCCGCGCCCCACGAGCCCGTGAAGacgctgaggagcctggtgaacatCCGCAAAGACTCCCTCCGGCTCGTGAG GTACAAGGACGGCGCCGACAGCCCCACTGAGGACGGCGAGAAGCCCCGCGTCCTCTACAGCCTGGAGTTCACCTTCGACGCCGACGCCCGGGTGGCCATCACTGTCTACTGCCAGGCGGTGGAGGAGTTCCTGAACGGGACTGCTGC GTACAGCCCCAAGAGCCCGGCCCTGCAGTCCGAGACCGTCCACTACAAGCGTGGTGTGAGCCAGCAGTTCTCGCTGCCCTCCTTCAAGATCGACTTCTCGGAGTGGAAGGACGACGAG cTGAACTTTGACCTGGACCGGGgcgtgtttccagtggtcatccaGGCCGTGGTGGATGAGGGGGATG TTGTGGAAGTGACCGGCCATGCCCACGTGCTCTTGGCCGCCTTCGAAAAG CACGTGGACGGCAGCTTCTCCGTGAAGCCTTTAAAGCAGAAGCAAATC GTGGACCGGGTTAGCTACTTGCTGCAGGAGATCTATGGCATCGAGAACAAGAACAACCAGGAGACCAAG CCCTCGGACGAGGAGAACAGCGACAACAGCAACGAGTGCGTGGTGTGCCTGTCTGACCTGCGGGACACGCTGATCCTGCCCTGCCGCCACCTCTGCCTCTGCAACTCCTGTGCAGACACGCTGCGCTACCAGGCCAGCAACTGCCCCATCTGCCGGCTGC CGTTCCGGGCTCTTCTGCAGATCCGGGCGGTGCGCAAGAAGCCGGGGGCCCTGTCCCCCATCTCCTTCAGCCCCGTTTTGGCCCAGAGCATGGACCACGACGAGCATTCT TGtccctttaaaaaatcaaagtcgCACCCCGCCTCACTGGCCAGCAAGAAACCTAAAGGGGAAACA AGCGCCGACAGCATCCCGCCCGGCTACGAGCCCATCTCCTTGCTTGAGGCACTCAACGGCCTTCGGGCGGTGCCCCCGGCCGTCCCCCCAGCCGTCCCCACGGCTCCCCTCTATGAGGAGATCACATACTCGGGCGTCTCAGATGGCCTGTCGCAGGCCAGCTGTCCACTTGCCGGGATCGATCGGATGGTGGAAAGCAGCCTGCAGAAGGGCAAGCCCCGGAACAAGTCCCCCGACAG CACCCTCCGGTCCCCGTCGTCCCCCATCCACGAGGAGGATGACTCAGAGGCTCTGCCCGCGCCGGGTGGGGCGGGGCTGGCGCTGAGCAGCTCCCCCGAG AGCTTCATGACGGAGACAGTGGATGAGACTTCGTCGCTGAAGCAAG GGAGCCGCGTGCCATCCATCGAGAATGTCCTGCAGGATGGCAGCCCCGAGCCCTGTGGTCGCAGCCAGCCTGGCGCACCTGCCGACGTCTACCTGCCAG CCCTGGGGCCCGGCTCCTGCTCCGCTGGTTTAGAGGAGTAA